The Acidobacteriota bacterium genome includes a region encoding these proteins:
- a CDS encoding PilZ domain-containing protein: MSEDFESTRREKRLPCSLTAVVEGIAKDGEFFNSTGECISISRKGACVISAIQVEVGDQLALVVPAINPERRELMNVVWIRDINGERHLGLGPVDEETHVMFGEDVIS; the protein is encoded by the coding sequence ATGAGTGAGGATTTTGAATCAACGCGTCGAGAGAAACGATTACCTTGTAGCCTGACGGCTGTGGTGGAGGGTATTGCCAAAGACGGTGAATTCTTTAACAGCACCGGGGAATGTATCTCTATCAGCCGGAAAGGGGCCTGTGTCATTTCCGCCATTCAGGTTGAAGTGGGAGATCAACTGGCGCTGGTTGTTCCGGCAATCAACCCTGAACGACGGGAATTGATGAACGTGGTCTGGATCCGCGACATCAATGGCGAGCGCCACCTTGGGCTTGGCCCAGTTGACGAAGAAACCCATGTCATGTTTGGGGAAGATGTCATTTCCTGA
- a CDS encoding periplasmic heavy metal sensor → MTNVSYSLNLNYLLVGSVLGIVMVVATSSALAQQPPASQVRPKADQAESEPYNSRQPVFESLLRNPYESRLLAAALGLTEDQQIRIRQVYRQHGLAMASAFKDMRARRFALDDALFSDEFNEAAVNQRAKDLAEAQTQLLMIQTKVQSQLRQILTTDQLHKFMELRHDEGPRRFDKQLQKQMRKL, encoded by the coding sequence ATGACGAACGTGAGTTACTCGTTGAACCTTAACTATCTTCTGGTCGGGTCGGTCCTTGGAATCGTGATGGTTGTTGCAACGTCAAGTGCGCTGGCCCAACAGCCACCCGCATCTCAGGTCCGGCCAAAAGCTGATCAGGCCGAATCAGAGCCCTATAACAGCCGCCAGCCGGTTTTTGAATCATTGTTGCGCAATCCGTATGAATCCAGATTGCTGGCGGCGGCCCTTGGACTCACTGAAGACCAGCAGATACGGATTCGCCAGGTTTATCGCCAACATGGGCTGGCGATGGCCAGCGCCTTCAAGGATATGCGGGCCAGGCGGTTTGCGCTGGATGATGCATTGTTTAGCGATGAATTTAACGAAGCGGCTGTGAATCAACGGGCCAAAGATCTGGCTGAAGCCCAAACCCAGTTGTTGATGATCCAAACCAAAGTTCAATCCCAACTCCGCCAGATTTTGACCACCGATCAACTCCACAAGTTTATGGAATTACGTCACGATGAAGGCCCTCGACGATTTGATAAACAACTCCAAAAGCAGATGCGAAAGCTTTGA
- a CDS encoding cytochrome ubiquinol oxidase subunit I: MDDALAINRWQFTFTITFHYLFPQLTMGLALLIVMLKSLAVWKNDDRFNRAAQFWGKVFGISFFFGVITGIPMEFQFGTNWARFARFAGGVIGQTLAMEGVFAFFLESSFLGLFLFGEKRLGRWGHWLASVLVFLGSWLSGYFIIVTNAWMQHPVGYIVASDGSVHLSSFWALLLNPWAIWQYLHNMNGSVVTASLVMTSVGAYYLLSREQVEYGQMFLKLGVITACIASFLQAMPTGDMQAKLVARHQPAAFAAMEGLFKTEQGAAMVIIGQPDVENQRLDNPIMIPNMLSFLTYQRWGAEVKGLEAFPREEWPDHIPLLYYSYHIMIGLGTIFIGITSIAVFLLWRGWLFQSRWMLWILMLSFPFPFIANTAGWVTAEVGRQPWLVYGLLRTSQGTSPLVSAGNGLFTLLGFMGMYTILAILFLFLMWREIDHGPKALESTHDQSQPEQEGGKA; the protein is encoded by the coding sequence ATGGACGACGCCCTGGCCATCAACCGATGGCAATTTACCTTTACCATTACCTTTCATTACCTGTTTCCTCAACTGACGATGGGGCTGGCGCTGCTAATTGTCATGCTCAAAAGCCTGGCGGTGTGGAAAAACGACGACCGTTTCAACCGGGCCGCGCAGTTTTGGGGAAAAGTCTTTGGAATCAGCTTTTTCTTTGGCGTGATTACCGGCATTCCCATGGAATTCCAGTTTGGCACCAACTGGGCACGGTTTGCCCGCTTTGCCGGAGGTGTCATCGGCCAGACACTGGCCATGGAAGGCGTATTTGCCTTTTTCCTGGAATCCTCATTTCTGGGGCTGTTTCTGTTTGGCGAAAAACGACTTGGCCGGTGGGGGCACTGGCTGGCGTCGGTGCTGGTTTTTCTGGGTTCGTGGCTGTCGGGCTATTTCATCATCGTGACCAATGCCTGGATGCAGCATCCGGTCGGGTACATTGTCGCCAGCGATGGATCGGTTCACCTCTCCAGTTTTTGGGCCCTCCTGTTAAACCCCTGGGCCATCTGGCAATACCTGCACAATATGAATGGTTCGGTGGTCACCGCCTCGCTTGTCATGACATCAGTGGGTGCCTATTACCTGTTATCACGTGAACAAGTCGAGTACGGTCAAATGTTTCTGAAACTGGGCGTCATCACCGCCTGTATCGCCAGTTTTTTGCAGGCCATGCCAACCGGAGATATGCAGGCTAAACTGGTCGCCCGCCATCAGCCAGCCGCATTTGCCGCCATGGAAGGGTTGTTCAAAACCGAGCAGGGCGCCGCCATGGTGATCATCGGCCAACCGGATGTTGAAAACCAACGGTTGGACAACCCCATCATGATTCCCAATATGCTCAGTTTTTTGACCTATCAGCGATGGGGAGCGGAAGTGAAAGGACTCGAAGCCTTCCCACGTGAAGAATGGCCCGACCATATTCCTCTGCTCTACTACAGCTATCACATCATGATTGGGCTGGGCACCATCTTTATTGGGATTACCAGCATCGCTGTATTCCTACTCTGGCGGGGATGGCTTTTCCAGTCCCGGTGGATGCTCTGGATTTTAATGCTCAGTTTTCCATTTCCCTTCATCGCCAACACCGCCGGATGGGTCACCGCCGAAGTCGGACGGCAACCCTGGCTGGTGTATGGATTGCTGCGCACCAGTCAAGGCACGTCTCCACTTGTGTCAGCCGGCAATGGACTCTTTACCTTGCTCGGGTTTATGGGGATGTACACGATCCTGGCAATCTTATTTTTGTTTTTGATGTGGCGTGAAATTGACCACGGGCCGAAAGCGCTCGAATCAACTCATGATCAGAGCCAACCAGAACAGGAAGGGGGGAAAGCCTGA
- the cydB gene encoding cytochrome d ubiquinol oxidase subunit II, with the protein MQPVWFVLVALMLTVYVVLDGFDLGAGIIHLLVGKTDRERRTVLRSIGPVWDGNEVWLLATGGTLYCMFPVLYAASFSGFYLPLMMVLWLLMLRGMGIELRGHIENPMWHSFWDVVFAASSALLAIFLGAALGNVIRGVPLNAEGYFFEPLWTNFQPGPHPGILDWYTVLAGLVALVALTTHGAAYVAAKTLETVNERARQAGLLSSRILILLTPISLAATLVVRPAMLDNYRAHWWGLVFPLLVVGGLIGLEFFWRTGKDGMVFLSSTTYLVGMLGGAAFGLFPTVLPASTDTTHSLTIYNASTGEYGLSIGLTWWCVGMLLATGYFTYLYRSFQGKVLVEDSQAQG; encoded by the coding sequence ATGCAACCGGTGTGGTTTGTGCTTGTGGCATTGATGCTCACAGTGTATGTGGTACTGGATGGGTTTGACCTCGGCGCCGGAATCATCCACCTCCTGGTCGGAAAAACCGACCGCGAACGCCGGACTGTCCTCCGCTCAATCGGGCCGGTCTGGGATGGAAACGAAGTGTGGCTGCTGGCGACGGGAGGAACACTTTATTGCATGTTTCCAGTTCTGTATGCCGCCAGCTTTAGTGGATTTTACCTGCCCTTGATGATGGTTTTGTGGTTGTTAATGCTGCGCGGGATGGGGATTGAACTCCGTGGTCATATCGAGAACCCAATGTGGCATTCGTTCTGGGATGTAGTGTTTGCCGCATCAAGTGCTCTGTTAGCCATCTTTCTGGGAGCAGCACTTGGAAATGTCATCCGTGGCGTACCACTGAACGCAGAAGGGTATTTCTTTGAACCATTGTGGACCAATTTCCAACCGGGTCCACATCCCGGCATTCTCGACTGGTACACAGTGCTGGCTGGTCTGGTAGCACTCGTTGCTCTGACCACACACGGTGCGGCCTATGTTGCCGCCAAAACCCTTGAGACAGTGAATGAACGGGCCCGTCAGGCTGGCTTGCTCTCAAGCCGAATACTTATTTTGTTGACACCAATCAGCTTAGCGGCCACGCTCGTGGTACGACCCGCCATGCTCGATAATTACCGGGCACACTGGTGGGGGCTGGTCTTTCCACTGCTGGTTGTGGGCGGGCTCATCGGACTGGAATTCTTTTGGAGGACCGGAAAAGATGGAATGGTATTCCTGTCTTCGACAACTTATCTGGTGGGAATGCTTGGGGGTGCCGCCTTTGGACTCTTTCCGACAGTGCTACCCGCCAGTACTGATACAACGCACAGCCTGACAATTTACAACGCTTCAACTGGCGAATATGGCCTCAGTATCGGATTAACCTGGTGGTGTGTCGGAATGCTCCTTGCCACGGGGTACTTTACCTATCTCTACCGTTCATTTCAGGGCAAGGTTTTGGTTGAAGACTCGCAGGCTCAGGGCTGA
- a CDS encoding DUF445 family protein, with translation MADTVIWAALFQLVIATLHGFFGAWLAVRMVFRPRKAILVWGIQLPFTPGMIPAERERFLTTFAQVIAERVLTVETIADELFRMGIRREMEVVSARQYAEQTGSDAFLHDIAERLVQVIEDSGNNRHVAERLDVSVARGVIAAIDEKYGLLGQTVAKILVEAGLVRKVLAASLRDLASEISQNPLSRAALLEAIAAAGHQIFPTREAQDEPDGTPIATPDLSAVDRFVITLSQRLDMERILKEQLMAFSDEMIEDLVYQAAGRELRMIIRFGAVVGFVIGLVQGFLVIASRWP, from the coding sequence ATGGCCGACACAGTCATTTGGGCAGCGCTTTTCCAGTTAGTGATTGCCACGCTCCACGGTTTTTTTGGAGCCTGGCTCGCCGTCCGAATGGTCTTTCGACCGCGGAAAGCAATCCTGGTGTGGGGAATTCAACTGCCCTTTACTCCAGGCATGATCCCTGCCGAACGCGAACGTTTCTTGACCACATTTGCCCAGGTGATTGCTGAACGTGTCTTGACGGTTGAAACAATTGCCGATGAATTATTTCGGATGGGTATCCGGCGGGAAATGGAAGTGGTATCCGCCAGGCAGTATGCCGAACAAACCGGAAGCGATGCCTTTTTGCACGATATTGCTGAACGACTGGTTCAGGTCATTGAGGATTCCGGCAATAATCGCCACGTAGCCGAACGGCTGGATGTGTCTGTCGCTCGCGGAGTGATTGCCGCCATTGACGAAAAATATGGATTACTTGGGCAAACCGTGGCGAAAATTCTGGTTGAAGCTGGATTGGTGCGCAAAGTTTTGGCTGCATCGCTTCGGGATTTAGCCAGCGAAATCAGTCAAAACCCGCTTTCGCGGGCCGCTTTGCTGGAAGCGATTGCCGCTGCGGGTCATCAGATTTTTCCAACTCGCGAGGCTCAGGATGAACCGGATGGAACTCCGATTGCAACACCGGATCTATCGGCGGTTGATCGGTTTGTCATCACACTGAGCCAGCGATTGGATATGGAGCGGATTTTAAAAGAGCAACTGATGGCGTTCTCGGATGAAATGATCGAAGACCTGGTGTACCAGGCGGCTGGTCGCGAACTCCGGATGATTATTCGATTTGGGGCAGTGGTTGGGTTTGTGATTGGACTGGTACAGGGATTTCTGGTGATTGCCAGTCGTTGGCCCTGA
- a CDS encoding HRDC domain-containing protein, giving the protein MWIDSDRAFTTFCNEAAESPQIGIDLEFQGEGRYVPQLCLVQIATPSKIVAVDPFRVNIAPLGPILASPEVQKIFHAGTQDIAILQRETGITPVGVFDTQIAAAFLGFGESVGYVALVSRCLKVFLSKRQQFTDWTRRPLNREQVDYALNDVRYLLSLSQLLVEQLEQRQRWDWVAEACAEMVTQALQTRTPEQAYLRFGKLAGLSRRELGVLRELAAWREYTARAESRPVTTILGEDVMRQLCYVLPKTDAELRQIRGFKPNLPPSLREEILAAIRSGLALPESELPEPFQPRENDADADTIASLLGAVVRAQATRLELAPALVSTRDELVRLANWAATQDPQSPLPDLNLLRGWRAAVVGNLLVDILRGKVGIRVDRRNPGSLAMLELPEV; this is encoded by the coding sequence ATGTGGATAGATTCAGATCGTGCCTTTACTACCTTTTGCAATGAAGCTGCCGAATCGCCCCAGATTGGAATTGATCTGGAGTTTCAGGGCGAGGGCCGTTATGTCCCGCAGCTTTGTCTGGTGCAAATTGCCACGCCGAGCAAAATCGTGGCGGTTGATCCATTTCGAGTCAATATTGCCCCGCTGGGACCGATTCTGGCCTCACCTGAGGTTCAAAAAATATTCCATGCCGGCACCCAGGATATCGCCATTTTGCAACGTGAGACGGGCATCACGCCGGTTGGGGTGTTTGATACCCAGATTGCAGCGGCATTTCTTGGGTTTGGGGAATCGGTCGGCTATGTGGCGCTGGTCTCGCGATGTTTGAAAGTTTTTTTGAGCAAGCGACAGCAATTCACCGATTGGACGCGACGGCCTCTCAATCGCGAACAGGTTGATTATGCCCTCAATGATGTTCGCTATCTGTTGTCATTATCGCAATTACTGGTTGAGCAACTCGAGCAGCGGCAACGGTGGGATTGGGTCGCTGAAGCCTGTGCGGAAATGGTGACACAGGCCCTTCAGACCCGGACTCCGGAACAGGCGTACCTTCGCTTTGGGAAGCTGGCCGGGTTGTCCCGTCGAGAACTGGGAGTCTTGCGTGAACTGGCTGCGTGGCGTGAGTACACCGCGCGTGCCGAATCGCGTCCGGTAACCACAATTTTAGGCGAGGATGTCATGCGCCAGTTGTGTTATGTCCTGCCGAAAACAGATGCCGAACTGCGCCAGATTCGTGGATTTAAACCAAACCTCCCGCCCAGTTTACGGGAGGAAATTTTGGCGGCCATCCGGAGCGGGCTGGCCTTGCCGGAATCAGAATTACCCGAGCCATTTCAACCACGTGAAAATGATGCCGATGCCGACACGATTGCTTCACTGCTCGGTGCCGTGGTCCGCGCACAGGCCACCCGGTTGGAACTGGCTCCGGCACTGGTCAGCACCCGTGACGAGTTAGTTCGGCTGGCCAACTGGGCCGCCACCCAGGATCCGCAATCCCCCCTCCCTGACCTGAATTTGCTGCGAGGATGGCGTGCTGCCGTGGTCGGTAACTTACTGGTTGATATTTTGCGGGGCAAAGTTGGAATTCGCGTAGATCGCCGAAACCCAGGCAGCCTCGCAATGCTTGAACTTCCCGAAGTATAG
- a CDS encoding thiazole synthase, protein MSTLLENDKLVIAGREFSSRLLIGTGKYPSFEIMRDAHVRSGAEVVTVAVRRVNLTDRSQESLLDYIDANRFLLLPNTAGCYTAEEAIRTARLAREVLQTPWVKLEVIGDEKTLFPDNEGLVEATRVLAKEGFIVLPYFNDDLITARKLIDAGAVAIMPLAAPIGSGLGIQNLTTMRILRELITTVPIIVDAGVGTASDVALAMELGMDGVLLNTAVATAQDPVKMAEAMKLGIEAGRLAYLAGRMPRRLYASASSPLDGLVR, encoded by the coding sequence ATGAGTACACTTCTGGAAAATGACAAGCTGGTAATTGCGGGACGTGAATTCAGCTCCCGCTTGTTGATTGGAACTGGAAAATATCCCAGTTTTGAAATCATGCGCGACGCTCATGTGCGATCTGGTGCCGAAGTTGTCACCGTTGCCGTTCGACGGGTGAACTTAACCGACCGTTCACAGGAATCACTGCTTGATTACATTGATGCCAATCGGTTTCTGTTGCTTCCAAATACAGCCGGGTGTTACACCGCCGAAGAAGCGATCCGAACGGCTCGACTGGCGCGCGAAGTTTTGCAAACCCCCTGGGTGAAGCTCGAAGTCATTGGCGATGAAAAAACTTTGTTCCCCGATAACGAGGGACTGGTTGAAGCAACACGCGTTCTGGCCAAAGAGGGCTTTATTGTTCTGCCTTATTTTAATGATGATTTGATCACTGCCCGAAAGCTCATTGATGCCGGTGCCGTGGCGATTATGCCCCTGGCCGCACCAATTGGTTCCGGACTGGGCATTCAGAACCTCACCACCATGCGCATTTTGCGCGAATTGATCACGACGGTGCCAATTATTGTGGATGCCGGTGTCGGAACGGCTTCAGATGTGGCGCTGGCAATGGAACTGGGCATGGACGGTGTTTTATTAAACACGGCGGTTGCCACGGCCCAAGATCCAGTCAAAATGGCTGAAGCAATGAAGCTGGGCATTGAAGCTGGGCGACTTGCCTACCTGGCCGGACGCATGCCTCGACGCCTCTATGCCAGTGCCAGCAGCCCTCTTGACGGGTTGGTCCGCTAA